One segment of Acidianus sp. HS-5 DNA contains the following:
- the meaB gene encoding methylmalonyl Co-A mutase-associated GTPase MeaB — translation MDKLLEKALKGEELSISRVLTRIEYMTDEGMKYLEELSKRAGNAHTIGITGIPGAGKSTLISSLIEEFSKRGRKIGVIMIDPSSPISMGSFMGNRIRMQDKTMMNNVFIRSIASRGHLGGVSSEAIMLIEAMDGLGFNPIIVETVGAGQTDTEVVSSVHTITVVNVPGTGDEIQALKAGIMEIGDIYIINKAEYPEAEVLYDEIKFAIDSGNWDGWKPLVLKVSALKKTGIRELVDALETHEKYLKENGNFDKKVNERRKKMVELIIRRKIDEKIQDVVNKDFPDNWSDVLSIIDKVYNDVKKSL, via the coding sequence TTGGACAAGCTACTTGAAAAGGCGTTAAAAGGAGAAGAACTCTCCATATCTAGAGTACTTACAAGAATAGAATACATGACAGACGAAGGAATGAAATATTTAGAGGAATTAAGTAAAAGGGCAGGAAATGCTCATACTATAGGAATTACCGGTATTCCAGGAGCCGGGAAAAGTACATTAATTTCGTCACTTATTGAAGAGTTTTCTAAACGAGGAAGAAAAATAGGAGTTATAATGATAGATCCTTCTAGTCCCATCTCCATGGGATCCTTTATGGGAAATAGAATAAGAATGCAAGATAAGACTATGATGAATAATGTTTTCATAAGGAGTATAGCCTCTAGAGGCCATTTAGGTGGAGTTTCTTCCGAAGCAATAATGTTAATTGAAGCAATGGATGGCTTAGGTTTTAATCCAATTATAGTCGAGACCGTTGGAGCAGGACAAACAGATACTGAAGTAGTTTCAAGTGTTCATACTATTACTGTCGTTAATGTACCTGGAACAGGAGATGAAATACAAGCATTAAAGGCAGGAATAATGGAAATAGGAGATATTTACATAATAAATAAGGCAGAATATCCTGAGGCCGAAGTGCTTTATGATGAGATAAAGTTTGCAATAGATAGTGGCAATTGGGATGGATGGAAGCCCCTAGTTCTCAAAGTCAGTGCTTTGAAAAAGACTGGGATAAGAGAATTGGTTGACGCTCTGGAAACTCACGAGAAGTATTTGAAAGAGAACGGTAATTTTGATAAAAAGGTTAATGAAAGAAGAAAAAAGATGGTAGAATTGATTATAAGAAGGAAAATAGACGAGAAAATTCAAGATGTGGTAAATAAGGATTTTCCAGATAACTGGAGCGATGTTCTCAGTATAATAGATAAAGTGTACAATGATGTTAAAAAATCATTGTAA
- a CDS encoding FAD/NAD(P)-binding oxidoreductase, producing the protein MTKVLVLGGRFGALTAAYTLKRLVGSKADVKVINKGKFSYFRPALPHVAIGVRDVDELKVNLSEALPEKGIQFQEGTIEKIDAKSSMVYYTKPDGSMAEEEYDYVIVGIGAHLATELVKGWDNYGYSVCEPEFATKLRERLTTFQGGNIAIGSGPFYQGHNPKPKVPENFVPNADSACEGPVFEMSLMLHGYFKKLGILDKVHVTVFSPGEYLSDLSPNSRKAVASIYNQLGIKLIHNFRVKEIKDHEIVDEKGNTIPADITILLPPYTGNPALKNSTSDLVDDGGFIPTDLNMVSIKYDNVYAVGDANSMTVPKLGYLAVMTGRIASQHLANRLGIPTKIDKYYPTIVCVADNPYEGYAVSVKDDTWYGGTVTVADPAAVNHLKKELFTKYFMWTKGDMALEKFLASW; encoded by the coding sequence ATGACAAAAGTATTAGTCTTGGGAGGAAGATTTGGAGCTTTAACTGCAGCATACACATTAAAGAGATTAGTAGGAAGTAAGGCCGATGTAAAAGTAATTAATAAAGGTAAGTTTAGCTATTTTAGGCCTGCTCTACCTCATGTCGCTATAGGAGTTAGAGACGTTGACGAACTTAAGGTAAACTTGAGTGAGGCACTTCCTGAGAAAGGAATACAGTTTCAAGAAGGTACTATAGAGAAGATCGATGCTAAAAGCAGTATGGTATATTACACAAAACCTGATGGTTCAATGGCTGAAGAGGAATATGATTATGTAATAGTAGGAATAGGTGCTCACTTAGCTACTGAGCTAGTTAAAGGTTGGGATAACTACGGTTACAGCGTGTGCGAACCAGAATTCGCAACGAAATTAAGAGAAAGACTAACTACTTTCCAAGGAGGAAATATAGCTATAGGTTCTGGACCGTTCTATCAAGGCCATAATCCAAAGCCTAAAGTTCCAGAAAACTTTGTACCTAATGCAGACTCAGCTTGCGAAGGACCAGTTTTTGAAATGTCATTAATGCTTCACGGATACTTCAAAAAGTTAGGAATTTTAGATAAGGTTCACGTTACAGTATTCTCTCCAGGAGAATATTTATCTGATCTCTCTCCAAATTCTAGAAAAGCAGTAGCTAGCATATATAACCAGTTGGGAATAAAGCTAATTCATAACTTTAGAGTAAAGGAAATAAAAGATCATGAAATAGTTGATGAGAAAGGAAATACTATACCAGCAGATATCACAATACTGCTACCACCCTACACTGGAAATCCTGCGTTAAAGAATTCAACTTCTGACTTAGTAGACGACGGGGGATTCATTCCAACAGACTTAAACATGGTATCAATTAAATACGATAACGTTTATGCAGTAGGTGACGCAAACTCAATGACTGTTCCAAAGTTAGGATACTTAGCAGTGATGACAGGAAGGATAGCCTCGCAACACTTAGCTAACAGATTAGGAATTCCAACTAAGATTGATAAGTACTATCCAACAATTGTATGCGTAGCAGATAACCCGTATGAAGGTTATGCAGTATCAGTAAAGGACGATACTTGGTACGGAGGAACAGTAACCGTAGCAGATCCAGCAGCAGTAAACCATCTTAAGAAGGAGTTATTCACTAAATATTTCATGTGGACTAAAGGAGATATGGCATTAGAAAAGTTCTTAGCTAGCTGGTGA
- a CDS encoding alpha/beta hydrolase, with amino-acid sequence MQLEDKFIEVKGAKIHYIEEGSGKPVVLHHGARFNAYTWKEVGTVSAIAEVGYRAISIDFPGFGKSEEDGFSSLSSFIGDFIDTMKLEKPILLGASMGGEAVLGYAVDHTEKLGGLILVGAVGVSSYESKLKNLDGLPVLLIWGHHDTTSPKRNAELILKYVKTAKYVNIGNQHACYLDDPEGFNSQIKDFLKGL; translated from the coding sequence ATGCAGTTAGAAGATAAATTCATTGAAGTAAAAGGGGCTAAAATACATTACATCGAAGAAGGAAGTGGAAAACCGGTTGTACTTCACCACGGTGCAAGATTTAATGCTTACACTTGGAAAGAAGTAGGTACTGTATCCGCAATAGCCGAAGTTGGTTATAGGGCAATATCAATAGATTTTCCAGGTTTTGGAAAATCAGAGGAAGATGGATTTTCTTCACTTTCCAGTTTTATTGGTGATTTCATAGATACAATGAAATTAGAAAAGCCTATCTTATTGGGAGCATCAATGGGAGGAGAAGCAGTATTAGGTTACGCAGTAGATCATACTGAGAAATTAGGAGGATTAATATTAGTAGGAGCTGTAGGAGTAAGCTCTTACGAAAGTAAGTTGAAAAACTTAGACGGATTACCGGTATTATTAATATGGGGACATCATGATACTACTTCTCCAAAGAGAAACGCAGAGCTAATCTTAAAGTATGTTAAGACCGCAAAGTACGTTAACATAGGTAATCAGCATGCTTGCTATTTAGACGATCCTGAAGGGTTTAATTCACAAATAAAGGACTTCTTGAAGGGCTTATGA
- a CDS encoding cobalamin B12-binding domain-containing protein, whose protein sequence is MEKRIKVIVAKLGLDGHDRGAKVVARALKDAGMEVVYTGLRQTPSQIVKTAIQEDADVIGVSILSGAHLELVPPLVNLMKENGLTDVGLIVGGVIPPQDIEKLKNMGVDEVFLPGSSLKEIVDKVKRVAEKKRGIKVGQAT, encoded by the coding sequence ATGGAAAAGAGGATAAAAGTTATAGTTGCAAAGCTAGGTTTAGATGGCCACGATAGAGGAGCAAAGGTAGTAGCTAGAGCATTAAAAGATGCTGGAATGGAAGTAGTTTATACAGGATTAAGGCAGACTCCTTCTCAAATAGTAAAAACCGCAATTCAAGAAGACGCCGATGTTATAGGAGTAAGTATATTAAGTGGAGCTCATTTAGAACTAGTTCCGCCATTAGTTAATTTAATGAAAGAAAACGGATTAACAGATGTGGGTCTAATAGTTGGCGGAGTAATACCACCTCAGGATATCGAAAAACTGAAAAACATGGGCGTTGATGAGGTGTTCTTACCCGGCTCAAGCTTAAAGGAAATTGTTGATAAAGTAAAAAGAGTTGCCGAAAAGAAGAGAGGTATAAAAGTTGGACAAGCTACTTGA
- a CDS encoding DUF2250 domain-containing protein — translation MEEELKDKLKEVLKDKRYLQVLQHLRKANVDYGKSIMLNTKIPIEEVIDILDKLEALGLIERVHGATLKNTEAKFKLSSEVHKHHTYYRLTREGDHLLRNLDEKELIKAYINLVKNDDLAKDILRLAEELNADHALTYSKLTHKTLEEVTPKLEELEKMGLLEEAKAKIIKFGDRKSKPKKETRTHHKYYGLSRMGELVVREMKRRGIIPR, via the coding sequence ATGGAGGAGGAATTAAAGGATAAACTTAAAGAAGTTTTGAAGGATAAGCGATACTTGCAAGTTTTACAACATCTAAGGAAAGCCAATGTGGATTACGGAAAATCAATAATGTTGAATACCAAGATACCTATTGAAGAAGTTATTGATATTCTAGATAAGTTGGAAGCTTTAGGATTAATAGAAAGGGTTCATGGTGCAACATTAAAAAACACTGAAGCTAAATTCAAATTGAGCTCGGAAGTCCACAAGCACCATACTTACTATAGGCTTACAAGAGAAGGAGATCACCTTTTAAGGAACCTAGATGAAAAAGAGTTAATAAAAGCTTACATTAACCTAGTAAAAAATGATGATTTAGCTAAGGATATTCTCAGACTCGCTGAGGAATTGAACGCTGATCACGCATTAACTTACTCAAAATTAACACACAAGACTCTTGAGGAAGTTACGCCGAAACTTGAGGAATTAGAAAAGATGGGATTACTTGAGGAAGCTAAGGCTAAAATAATAAAATTCGGAGATAGGAAATCTAAACCTAAAAAGGAAACTAGAACCCATCACAAATATTATGGGCTTTCAAGAATGGGAGAATTAGTAGTTAGAGAGATGAAGCGAAGAGGTATTATACCTAGATGA